A genomic window from Periophthalmus magnuspinnatus isolate fPerMag1 chromosome 16, fPerMag1.2.pri, whole genome shotgun sequence includes:
- the mboat7 gene encoding lysophospholipid acyltransferase 7, with protein MSPEELVYLGILTASIPVGFLFRFLSPPVKQGAALLLGLSITIATCNVHTLHSLVTVIGTWVIVRSSWRHAPALSLAWTFLYLLFFRLVTWFNLPPPTPYANAVQLLLTLKMVSLANEVNSFHTEKKKDVSSFNKSSVVGGLSHEPSLYDVLSYSYCYVGIMTGPFFRFQTFMDWLQQPEPQSLPGSVPCLQRLKFVPVFGALFVAVNSVFPLAYVRTEEFLDQNFFFRFFYMIVVFFVFRMRFYAAWCGAEASCISAGLGCYPEKALCKPGGGPTVNYCPDPSAEEKYDFKTIQNIDCYNTDFCVKVRHGMRYWNMTVQWWLHHYIYPNAPFKSYTLRAGWTMFISAYWHGLHAGYYLSFLTIPLCIAAESAMEASVRSKLGPQGQSVFDWIHWFLKMRAYDYMCMGFVLLKAEDTINYWISIYFIMHVIAVLCIIVGKLLKSGKREPKRQEEVKKDVVTDQTEKTSEKKD; from the exons ATGTCACCAGAGGAATTGGTTTACCTGGGGATACTCACTGCCTCCATTCCTGTTGGATTTCTATTTCGCTTTCTCA GTCCTCCGGTAAAACAGGGGGCAGCACTCCTCCTCGGCCTCTCTATTACGATTGCCACCTGTAATGTTCACACACTCCACTCTCTGGTGACTGTGATCGGGACATGGGTCATAGTCAGGAGCAGCtggag ACATGCTCCGGCTCTGAGTTTGGCCTGGACCTTCCTCTACCTCCTGTTCTTTCGGCTGGTCACATGGTTCAACCTGCCCCCGCCCACACCGTACGCCAATGCTGTTCAACTGCTCCTCACTCTCAAG ATGGTGAGTCTTGCCAATGAAGTCAACAGTTTTCACACTGAGAAGAAAAAGGATGTGAGCTCCTTTAACAAATCATCTGTGGTCGGGGGTTTGTCCCATGAACCGTCGCTCTACGATGTTCTGTCCTATAGCTACTGTTATGTAGGCATAATGACGG GTCCATTCTTCCGGTTCCAAACATTCATGGACTGGTTGCAGCAGCCGGAGCCTCAGTCTCTGCCCGGGTCAGTGCCGTGTCTGCAGAGGCTGAAGTTTGTTCCCGTTTTTGGAGCTCTGTTTGTGGCTGTGAACTCTGTGTTTCCCCTGGCCTATGTCCGCACGGAGGAGTTTCTCGATCAAAACTTTTTCTTCAG gtttttCTACATGATCGTTGTCTTCTTTGTTTTCCGAATGCGTTTCTATGCTGCGTGGTGTGGGGCGGAGGCGAGTTGCATCAGTGCAGGTCTCGGCTGTTACCCAGAAAAGGCCTTGTGCAAACCTGGAGGAGGCCCCACTGTGAACTACTG CCCCGATCCCAGCGCTGAGGAAAAGTACGACTTCAAAACCATCCAGAACATCGACTGCTACAACACAGACTTCTGCGTCAAAGTGCGTCACGGGATGCGCTACTGGAACATGACAGTGCAGTGGTGGCTCCATCACTACATCTACCCCAACGCCCCCTTCAAGTCCTACACACTCAG GGCGGGCTGGACTATGTTTATCAGCGCGTATTGGCACGGGCTCCATGCCGGGTACTACCTCTCGTTCCTCACAATCCCCCTGTGCATTGCTGCGGAGTCGGCCATGGAGGCGTCTGTGAGATCCAAACTAGGTCCTCAAGGACAAAGCGTGTTCGACTGGATCCACTGGTTTTTGAAGATGAGGGCTTATGACTATATGTGCATGGGGTTTGTGCTGCTAAAGGCTGAAGACACAATCAATTACTGGATTTCCATATATTTCATCATGCATGTTATCGCAGTCTTGTGTATTATAGTGGGAAAACTCCTGAAAAGTGGTAAAAGGGAACCAAAAAGACAAGA